Proteins encoded by one window of Shewanella avicenniae:
- a CDS encoding DUF3450 domain-containing protein — MSKVSNRTKIASALVGALALASSNFVVAEPLTDAQAAARQLHGDAAQSQAKIDKYFDQAQDMLFEYSSVADQRESLKGYNDYLATLVADQEKTMKGIQDDINGVDRLRQGVVPLMFKMVENLEKFVALDLPFRAEDRKARVENLKNVLNTAEVTLAEKFRLILDAYAIERDYGNFVDVETGKLNLDGKEVLVDYFRLGRVSLYAQSLDQKKAWMFNPETKAWDSLDDSYLRDITKGIRIARKQGAMDLFALPVPAAEAAQ, encoded by the coding sequence ATGTCCAAGGTAAGCAATAGAACAAAAATCGCTTCTGCGCTTGTTGGCGCGCTGGCACTTGCCAGTAGCAACTTCGTTGTTGCTGAGCCATTGACTGATGCTCAAGCAGCAGCACGTCAATTGCACGGTGATGCAGCACAGTCTCAAGCGAAAATCGATAAATATTTCGATCAAGCACAAGACATGTTGTTTGAATACTCATCTGTAGCAGATCAAAGAGAATCTTTGAAAGGCTATAATGACTATTTGGCAACGTTGGTCGCAGACCAAGAAAAAACCATGAAAGGCATCCAAGATGACATCAATGGCGTAGATCGTCTGCGTCAAGGTGTTGTGCCATTGATGTTCAAAATGGTTGAAAACCTCGAAAAATTCGTAGCGTTAGATCTTCCTTTCCGTGCTGAAGACCGTAAAGCTCGCGTAGAAAACCTGAAAAACGTACTGAACACTGCTGAAGTTACTTTGGCAGAAAAGTTCCGTTTGATTCTGGATGCATACGCAATCGAGCGTGACTACGGTAACTTCGTTGACGTTGAAACTGGTAAGCTGAACCTCGATGGTAAAGAAGTACTGGTTGACTACTTCCGCTTAGGCCGCGTGTCTCTATATGCACAAAGCTTGGATCAGAAGAAAGCCTGGATGTTTAACCCAGAAACCAAAGCTTGGGATTCTCTGGACGATAGCTATCTGCGTGACATCACCAAAGGCATTCGCATTGCTCGTAAACAAGGGGCAATGGATCTGTTCGCATTACCTGTTCCAGCTGCGGAGGCTGCACAATAA
- a CDS encoding ExbD/TolR family protein, whose amino-acid sequence MARKKHSNVDEEAQVDMTPMLDIVFIMLIFFIVTTSFVKPSGLDYNKPKASQATSKPSANIFIGVSKTGVIMMENRQVDIERVSANVERMLAEAPEAAVLIQADKEAQHGLVVKVMDQVKSAGVDKISVSAGKD is encoded by the coding sequence ATGGCACGTAAAAAGCATTCAAATGTAGATGAAGAAGCACAGGTAGATATGACTCCGATGTTGGACATCGTGTTCATCATGCTGATCTTCTTCATCGTGACTACATCGTTTGTGAAGCCATCTGGCCTTGACTACAACAAGCCAAAAGCTTCTCAAGCAACTTCAAAACCATCGGCAAACATCTTTATTGGCGTGAGCAAAACTGGCGTCATTATGATGGAAAACCGTCAGGTTGATATTGAACGTGTTTCAGCAAACGTTGAACGTATGTTGGCTGAAGCACCGGAAGCTGCAGTATTGATCCAGGCTGACAAAGAAGCTCAACACGGCTTAGTTGTGAAAGTGATGGACCAAGTTAAGTCAGCTGGTGTGGATAAAATTTCGGTATCGGCGGGGAAAGACTAA
- a CDS encoding ribonuclease E inhibitor RraB: protein MQFPDDDNGQMLQAMVDAGMDLTQSLDIDFFLVFDDRRDAESALEDLTANDESAVLELQFNEEVEKWEIIASYNMLPEYDAILAKETQLNSFAAEFDGMTDGWGVMQHQDGDDFAGDDDHECDEHCHH from the coding sequence ATGCAATTCCCTGATGATGATAACGGCCAGATGCTGCAAGCAATGGTCGATGCCGGTATGGACTTAACGCAATCACTGGATATCGATTTCTTCTTGGTGTTCGATGACCGTCGTGATGCAGAGTCAGCACTGGAAGATCTGACCGCAAATGATGAATCAGCCGTATTAGAACTGCAATTCAATGAAGAAGTGGAAAAGTGGGAAATCATTGCCAGCTACAACATGCTGCCAGAGTATGACGCCATTCTTGCCAAAGAAACGCAACTGAACAGTTTTGCTGCCGAGTTTGATGGTATGACCGATGGCTGGGGCGTGATGCAGCATCAAGACGGTGATGACTTTGCCGGTGATGACGATCATGAATGTGATGAGCACTGCCATCACTAA
- a CDS encoding DUF885 domain-containing protein: MKFGLVAITVLATLGMTACSQPLTSDNQAAPVVIQSAEQQYLQLADQYFKAQLQLEPIYATFAGVSDYNNDFGGDLTDQYYQATHELNRRYLSLAKQIDRALLPPDLQLSYDMFIYNLDTALASEQFPSKYLPMTQFYSSVITMVQLGSAESAQPFATVQDYKNWHQRVNGFVKWTHLAQQRMNEGIAAGVVLPKVLVERIIPQLRAQLVDTPQDSIFYNPVKTLPDSFTAAQKSALTAEYSSMIADELVPALRDLADYFEHTYLPKTRTTAGYWDLPNGANWYQTLANYHTTTTMPVEEIHQIGLQEVARIKAEMDKVRQQVGFKGDLKAFFASLSTEPQYFYDTPEGLIRGYDAVKARINAVLPKYFNVMPKADYVVKPVEAFREQSAAGASYESPAVDGSRPGVFYINTYNLHAQPKWGMTTLSLHEASPGHHFQISIKQELENVPQFQRFGSYTAFEEGWALYAEYLGIEMGIFSDPYQYFGKLSDEMLRAMRLVVDTGMHAKHWTREQAIQYMKDNSPMAESDIIAEVERYMAIPGQALSYKVGQLKILALRHKAEQALGAKFDLKAFHDQVLTTGSLPLAVMETKIDHWIATQQ, encoded by the coding sequence ATGAAATTCGGTTTAGTCGCTATCACAGTGTTAGCAACCTTAGGAATGACGGCTTGTAGCCAGCCGTTAACTAGCGACAATCAAGCTGCTCCTGTGGTGATTCAATCCGCAGAGCAACAATATCTTCAACTTGCGGACCAGTATTTTAAAGCGCAACTCCAGCTTGAGCCGATATATGCCACGTTTGCAGGGGTAAGTGATTACAATAATGACTTTGGCGGTGATCTCACCGATCAGTATTATCAGGCGACTCATGAATTAAATCGCCGTTATCTTAGCCTCGCAAAGCAAATTGATCGCGCGTTGTTACCGCCAGATCTTCAGCTCAGCTACGATATGTTTATCTACAATCTGGATACTGCGCTGGCGTCTGAACAGTTCCCGAGCAAGTATCTGCCAATGACACAGTTTTATAGTTCTGTAATTACTATGGTGCAGCTAGGCAGTGCTGAGAGTGCGCAACCCTTTGCGACTGTTCAAGACTATAAAAACTGGCATCAGCGGGTTAACGGTTTTGTTAAGTGGACTCATTTAGCGCAGCAACGGATGAACGAAGGGATAGCCGCCGGTGTTGTACTGCCAAAAGTCTTGGTTGAGCGCATCATTCCGCAGTTGCGTGCGCAACTGGTCGATACGCCTCAAGACAGTATTTTCTATAACCCCGTAAAAACTCTGCCTGATAGTTTTACTGCGGCACAAAAGTCGGCGTTAACGGCTGAATACAGCAGCATGATTGCCGATGAATTGGTTCCAGCATTACGCGATCTTGCGGACTACTTCGAACACACCTATTTGCCAAAAACTCGCACTACTGCTGGCTATTGGGATTTGCCTAACGGTGCTAACTGGTATCAAACCCTAGCAAACTATCACACCACGACCACCATGCCAGTGGAAGAGATCCATCAAATTGGTTTACAAGAAGTGGCTCGCATCAAAGCTGAAATGGATAAAGTGCGTCAGCAAGTGGGTTTCAAAGGTGATTTGAAAGCTTTTTTTGCATCACTCTCAACTGAACCTCAGTACTTTTACGACACACCAGAAGGCTTAATTCGTGGATATGATGCGGTAAAAGCGCGCATTAATGCAGTATTGCCAAAATATTTTAATGTGATGCCAAAAGCGGATTATGTGGTTAAACCCGTAGAAGCATTTCGCGAACAGTCAGCTGCTGGCGCATCATACGAGAGCCCCGCCGTTGATGGCAGCCGTCCCGGCGTGTTTTATATCAATACCTATAATCTGCACGCGCAGCCTAAATGGGGCATGACTACACTGTCGCTGCACGAAGCATCGCCAGGCCACCATTTCCAAATTTCGATTAAGCAGGAGTTGGAAAACGTGCCTCAATTCCAACGTTTTGGCAGTTATACGGCTTTCGAAGAAGGTTGGGCCTTGTACGCGGAATATCTTGGGATCGAAATGGGCATATTTAGCGATCCATATCAGTACTTCGGCAAGCTGTCGGACGAGATGTTGCGCGCCATGCGCCTAGTGGTTGATACCGGCATGCACGCTAAACATTGGACCCGCGAGCAAGCTATTCAATACATGAAAGACAATTCGCCAATGGCCGAAAGCGATATCATTGCTGAAGTCGAGCGTTACATGGCTATACCTGGCCAAGCACTTTCGTATAAAGTGGGGCAGCTGAAAATTTTGGCACTGCGTCATAAAGCAGAGCAGGCTTTGGGTGCTAAGTTCGATTTAAAAGCATTTCATGACCAAGTATTGACCACTGGGTCACTGCCACTTGCCGTAATGGAAACTAAGATTGACCATTGGATTGCTACTCAGCAGTAA
- a CDS encoding GNAT family N-acetyltransferase, translating to MANIRINTERLILRSMCKTDWPLFFRLNADAEINRYIRDVEPEAMLREKFLARCAGEDFYLDDWLSFTIELNGEPIGLMGLSCLDEELEQAEVGYLLAPEYQRYGYVTEALNALVVWSQQAFQLHKLIGRCVVGNLASARVLEKCGFQLEGKLRHNHKIAGCWCDELYYGRLLDDGSSPLGLL from the coding sequence ATGGCTAACATCAGAATCAACACCGAGAGACTCATTCTGCGCAGCATGTGCAAGACCGACTGGCCACTCTTTTTCCGCTTAAATGCAGATGCAGAGATTAATCGCTACATTCGCGATGTTGAACCTGAAGCTATGCTTCGTGAAAAATTTTTAGCCCGTTGTGCGGGCGAGGATTTTTATCTTGATGATTGGTTGTCATTCACGATTGAACTCAATGGCGAGCCTATTGGTTTAATGGGCTTGAGTTGTCTCGATGAAGAGCTGGAACAAGCGGAAGTCGGCTATTTGCTGGCGCCTGAATATCAGCGCTATGGCTATGTCACCGAAGCGTTGAACGCATTGGTTGTTTGGTCGCAACAGGCTTTCCAGCTTCATAAGTTGATCGGCCGCTGCGTGGTAGGGAATTTGGCTTCTGCACGCGTGTTAGAAAAATGCGGCTTTCAACTCGAAGGTAAGCTGCGACACAACCATAAAATTGCCGGTTGTTGGTGTGATGAACTTTATTACGGACGTTTGCTTGATGATGGCTCATCGCCGCTGGGGTTGCTATAA
- a CDS encoding MotA/TolQ/ExbB proton channel family protein, with protein sequence MKKLITSALIAASFTLTAGIAHAETAPKTIDQLLQQIKVERANQGKVNSKREAEFQAERGDKAALLKKEKDALAAETKRGKDLNQAFIDNEHKIAQLEADLKTAQGDLGEMFGVVKGEAGDFAGKLINSNVSAQFPGRDKFITELGARKQLPKIEELEQFWEEELFEITQGGKVVKFNASVTDIDGNVESTTVTRIGAFNLIADGKYVVWKPDLGIIQELSQQPDSHIVSAAGEFEKATSGTTAVYIDPARGTLLNIFTQKASMMERIEAGGIIGYIIIALLIFGLLIAVERLLSLTLVGMKVKSQAKNVENPGNNPLGRILKVYTANKDVDVDTLELKLDEAILKETPALEARISIIKVLAAIAPMMGLLGTVTGMIATFQSIQLFGTGDPKLMAGGISMALVTTVQGLVAALPLMLVHAVVVARSKSVVQILEEQSAGIIAEHAEKRAD encoded by the coding sequence ATGAAGAAGTTAATCACCTCAGCATTGATCGCTGCTAGTTTCACTTTGACTGCTGGAATCGCTCACGCGGAAACAGCACCAAAGACCATTGATCAGTTACTTCAACAGATCAAAGTAGAACGCGCAAACCAAGGTAAAGTTAACTCTAAACGCGAAGCTGAATTCCAAGCTGAACGTGGTGATAAAGCTGCGTTGCTGAAGAAAGAGAAAGATGCTCTTGCTGCAGAAACTAAGCGCGGTAAAGACTTGAACCAAGCGTTTATCGATAACGAACACAAGATCGCTCAGTTAGAAGCTGATCTGAAAACCGCTCAAGGTGACTTGGGTGAAATGTTCGGTGTGGTTAAAGGTGAAGCTGGTGATTTCGCTGGCAAACTGATCAACTCAAACGTAAGCGCGCAATTCCCAGGCCGTGACAAATTCATCACTGAACTGGGTGCTCGTAAGCAACTGCCAAAAATTGAAGAATTGGAACAATTCTGGGAAGAAGAACTGTTCGAAATCACTCAAGGCGGTAAAGTTGTTAAATTCAACGCTTCTGTGACTGATATCGACGGTAACGTTGAATCAACTACAGTGACTCGTATCGGTGCGTTCAACTTGATCGCAGACGGTAAGTACGTTGTATGGAAGCCAGACTTGGGTATCATCCAAGAACTGTCTCAACAACCAGACAGCCACATCGTGAGCGCAGCTGGTGAATTTGAAAAAGCAACTTCAGGTACTACAGCGGTTTATATCGACCCAGCTCGTGGTACTTTGCTGAACATCTTCACTCAGAAAGCAAGCATGATGGAGCGTATCGAAGCGGGTGGTATCATCGGTTATATCATCATCGCTCTGTTGATCTTCGGTCTGTTGATTGCTGTTGAGCGTCTGCTGAGTCTGACTCTGGTTGGCATGAAAGTTAAATCTCAAGCTAAAAACGTTGAGAATCCAGGCAACAACCCACTGGGTCGTATCCTGAAAGTTTACACTGCTAACAAAGACGTTGACGTTGACACTCTGGAACTGAAACTGGACGAAGCGATTCTGAAAGAAACTCCAGCGCTGGAAGCTCGTATTTCAATCATCAAAGTATTGGCTGCAATTGCTCCTATGATGGGTCTGCTTGGTACCGTAACCGGTATGATCGCAACCTTCCAAAGTATCCAGTTGTTCGGTACTGGTGATCCAAAATTGATGGCGGGTGGTATCTCTATGGCACTGGTAACGACCGTTCAAGGTCTGGTTGCTGCGTTGCCGCTGATGCTGGTTCACGCCGTTGTTGTTGCTCGTAGTAAGTCAGTTGTTCAAATTCTTGAAGAACAAAGTGCTGGTATTATTGCGGAACACGCTGAGAAGAGGGCTGACTAA
- a CDS encoding GGDEF domain-containing protein, whose protein sequence is MIYSFNNSGFRDPETGVYNQTYFMEVFHREWFRHLRDKQTLSLLYIHPLLHENNIEPHLLEFYTSKIQQSLLRATDMLARMNQHIFAVGLFNTDESGTERVIHRINEQLSHFSADYRNAHGVGIESTIVACVCVPDKELKPERLFMTVDELLHHPEIHINTDNHKNCVIDTLTKDKLH, encoded by the coding sequence ATGATTTATTCATTCAATAACTCCGGTTTCAGGGATCCGGAAACCGGTGTTTATAACCAAACCTATTTTATGGAAGTATTTCATCGCGAATGGTTTAGGCATCTACGCGACAAGCAAACGTTATCGCTATTGTATATTCACCCCTTATTGCATGAAAACAATATAGAACCGCATTTGTTAGAGTTTTATACATCTAAAATACAACAGAGTTTGTTACGCGCGACTGACATGCTGGCTCGCATGAATCAGCACATATTTGCGGTTGGACTTTTCAATACCGATGAAAGCGGTACTGAGCGGGTGATTCACCGCATTAATGAGCAGCTAAGCCATTTTTCCGCCGATTACCGAAATGCACATGGGGTAGGTATTGAAAGCACAATAGTGGCCTGTGTTTGCGTGCCAGATAAAGAATTGAAACCTGAGCGGCTGTTTATGACAGTGGATGAACTACTTCACCATCCAGAGATCCACATTAATACAGACAACCACAAAAATTGTGTAATTGATACCTTAACTAAAGACAAGCTCCATTAA
- a CDS encoding MotA/TolQ/ExbB proton channel family protein, giving the protein MMLYLMDIWDAVRGFMATGGDVLWLVAVVLFLMWVMMLERYWYVTWIVPKAHKAIVATWMAREERHSWYAQRIREAWVSRAKQDMNARMLIIKTLVAICPMIGLLGTVTGMISVFDVMATQGTSNARLMAAGISLATMPTLAGMVAALSGVFFSTRLDSKMKIRLERLKDKLPQH; this is encoded by the coding sequence ATGATGCTATACCTGATGGACATTTGGGATGCCGTCAGGGGCTTCATGGCCACCGGGGGCGACGTCCTCTGGTTGGTAGCAGTGGTGCTGTTCCTCATGTGGGTGATGATGCTGGAACGCTATTGGTACGTGACTTGGATTGTACCAAAAGCGCATAAAGCTATCGTTGCTACATGGATGGCAAGAGAAGAAAGACACTCTTGGTACGCTCAGCGCATCCGTGAAGCTTGGGTTTCCCGAGCGAAGCAAGATATGAATGCACGTATGCTGATTATCAAAACTTTAGTAGCTATCTGTCCGATGATCGGTCTGCTAGGTACGGTAACAGGGATGATTTCAGTGTTCGATGTGATGGCAACTCAGGGTACTAGTAATGCCCGTTTGATGGCTGCTGGTATTTCATTAGCAACGATGCCAACTTTGGCTGGTATGGTTGCGGCGCTTTCAGGTGTGTTCTTTAGCACACGTCTGGATTCGAAAATGAAAATCCGCTTAGAACGCCTGAAAGATAAATTGCCTCAGCATTAA
- a CDS encoding tetratricopeptide repeat protein: MRKVSILAATMLLAFTGSALAADKCPIDARQSKAVGESTGRKVQKSFEAYQAGNIDEAISVLLEASPKGDFDVAYVARMLGNFYAEKGQMDKSIKYLKTAVDADVLGGVDHASTLRLYADLLLQEKKYKEAISYYRKWMDFSCKTDATVYRRIAIAYTELKQWEDALKTVNEGIKLSDKPDKGLYQLKFQALFSMKKYKEAVGVLEVMVPLFPEDKRLWVQLAQLYLLIEDYDKALDTYEIAYQGEFLESADNFVRLSQLLGSKGNPHRGAVLLEKNIKAGVVPKDEKNFSILAGLYHQAKDLTQAAAAYGQAAELAKSGGGKLYLKQGRLLSLDQKYSAAVGVLEKALEAGIDNPGEAQFELALAYLNLKNYKSAYKYAQLASNDSKTAKTAKSYMSYIKDKAKLHNVSI; this comes from the coding sequence ATGCGTAAGGTTTCGATCCTTGCAGCTACTATGCTGCTAGCCTTTACCGGTAGTGCGTTAGCAGCTGACAAGTGTCCAATCGATGCTCGTCAATCGAAAGCAGTTGGCGAAAGCACTGGTCGTAAGGTTCAAAAGTCGTTTGAAGCGTATCAAGCCGGCAACATTGATGAAGCGATTAGTGTTTTGCTAGAAGCTTCTCCAAAAGGCGATTTTGACGTCGCTTATGTTGCACGTATGTTGGGTAACTTCTACGCAGAAAAAGGCCAGATGGACAAGTCCATCAAATACCTGAAGACGGCTGTTGATGCTGACGTCCTCGGTGGTGTTGACCACGCTTCTACTCTTCGTCTGTATGCAGACTTGTTGCTGCAAGAGAAAAAGTACAAAGAAGCGATCAGCTACTACCGTAAATGGATGGATTTCAGCTGTAAAACTGACGCTACCGTTTACCGTCGTATCGCTATTGCTTACACCGAGTTGAAGCAATGGGAAGATGCGTTAAAAACGGTTAACGAAGGTATTAAACTTTCAGATAAGCCAGATAAAGGCTTGTACCAACTGAAATTCCAAGCTTTGTTCAGTATGAAAAAGTACAAGGAAGCTGTTGGTGTTCTGGAAGTAATGGTGCCGCTGTTCCCAGAAGACAAGCGTCTTTGGGTTCAGTTAGCTCAGCTTTATCTGTTGATTGAAGACTATGACAAAGCGCTTGATACCTATGAAATTGCATATCAAGGTGAGTTTTTAGAATCTGCTGACAACTTTGTGCGTTTGTCACAGTTGTTAGGTTCTAAAGGTAATCCACACCGTGGTGCGGTTTTATTAGAAAAGAACATTAAAGCGGGTGTAGTGCCGAAAGATGAAAAGAACTTTTCTATTTTGGCCGGGCTTTATCATCAAGCAAAAGATCTGACTCAAGCGGCAGCGGCTTATGGCCAAGCTGCGGAATTAGCAAAAAGTGGTGGTGGTAAGCTGTATTTGAAACAAGGACGTTTACTGTCTTTGGATCAAAAATACTCAGCTGCGGTTGGTGTTCTTGAGAAAGCTCTAGAGGCTGGAATCGATAACCCAGGCGAAGCCCAGTTTGAATTGGCGTTGGCTTATTTGAACTTGAAAAACTACAAGTCTGCTTATAAGTACGCTCAGTTAGCATCTAACGATAGTAAGACTGCTAAAACAGCGAAAAGCTATATGTCCTATATTAAGGACAAAGCTAAGCTGCACAATGTCTCTATCTAA
- a CDS encoding energy transducer TonB, translating to MLRALVSIIIGAAVTFGLFWFMATLVGGGAQRADTGADTPTIEITMDRQDSKAQEKPRDPPKPPPPPQEPPQLEETPPDSSSNMDMSMNFSMGSVAAGGPSTGFKLGNMMTRDGDATPIVRIEPQYPMAAARDGKEGWVQLSFTINEIGGVDDVQVINAEPKRIFDREAIRALRKWKYKPKVVDGKAVKQPGLTVQLDFKLNKG from the coding sequence ATGTTAAGAGCACTAGTATCTATCATTATTGGTGCTGCTGTGACATTTGGTCTGTTTTGGTTTATGGCAACATTGGTTGGTGGCGGCGCACAACGCGCCGACACCGGTGCCGATACGCCGACTATCGAGATCACAATGGATAGGCAGGACAGTAAGGCCCAAGAGAAACCTAGGGATCCTCCTAAGCCGCCTCCACCACCACAAGAGCCTCCTCAGTTAGAAGAGACTCCGCCTGACAGCAGTAGCAACATGGACATGAGCATGAACTTCTCCATGGGTTCTGTTGCTGCAGGTGGTCCTAGCACTGGGTTTAAACTGGGCAATATGATGACTCGCGATGGTGACGCAACACCAATCGTGCGTATCGAACCTCAGTACCCTATGGCTGCGGCTCGTGACGGTAAGGAAGGTTGGGTTCAACTGAGCTTTACAATTAACGAAATTGGTGGTGTTGATGACGTTCAAGTTATTAACGCAGAACCAAAGCGTATTTTCGACCGCGAAGCGATTCGTGCGCTGCGTAAATGGAAATACAAGCCAAAAGTTGTCGACGGTAAGGCTGTTAAACAACCTGGTTTGACCGTTCAACTCGACTTTAAACTGAACAAAGGTTAA